The genomic DNA CGCGTGCTTCACGGGAAGGGCGATCGGTACCGGGCCGTGGGCCTCGACCCCGGGGCGGCCGCCGTCGTTGCGGCCTGGCTCGCCGAACGCGGCAGGGGCCAGCGCGTGGGGGGGCGTGCCGCGGCACGGGCGAACCCCCGACGGGGACGGGCGGGTGACGGCCAGCGCGACCCACTCGCAGCCGCTCCGCTGCTCTGCACCGCCTACGGCACGCCCGTCACCACCGGATACGTGCGGCGGCTGATGAAGCGACTCGGGCGGCAAGCCGGGATCGCCAAACGCGTCCACGCGCACGGGCTGCGGCACACGCACGCGGCACAACTCCGGTCCGAGGGCGTCGATGTCGGGATCATCTCCCGCCAACTCGGGCACCGATCGCTGCTCACGACCATCCGCTACCTCGACCACATCCAGCCCACGGAGGTGGTGGAGGCGATTAAGAGAAGAGAGTGGACGCTAGGAATTTAGCGTCTACCCGAAAGGAGTGTACATTTGTATAATGACATCGTGAATCAGTGTGTCGTGGGAGCAACTGTGTTGCCAGCGTGCGACACAGCAGAATAGGTGGGACGTGATGGTCATGGTGATAGTGCTTCTCGTTATTGTCGGCTGCTGCAGGATTGTTCAAGAGTTCAAGAATATTGACAGCGGTCGGTAATCCAAGCATTTCACATGAACTGCTTTTCAGTGGACTGCCGGACTCGCAGCATGATTTACTCGCAGTACATCGCCGCAGAATCGTTGATCTCTAGATCATTGCCGTGATCGATCTGTGGCATGAACTTACCGCTCCGTACCCGCCGTAGTTGCGATCCCCGGTGATGGGAGGACCGCCGCCTGTGGGGCGCGGCTCTCACCTCCCGCCGCTGGGGACGCCGTGGGACGAGCAGATGCGGCTGGCGCGGGAGGCGCTGGACCGGACGTTCGAGTAGGGGAGCGGCAAGACGGAGCGGCTAAGGGCAGCAGTCGCGGCCACGCTCCGATGAAGCGTCGTCGATCCACACCTCCACACCACCTCCCGCCGGTCGGTCTCCATCCGACCGCACCACCGGACAAACGCCGCGCATCGCCGAGCGGCGGACCCAGACCGCGAGCCGCTCTCTGGGCCGGTGCCGACCACTCCGAGCACACGCCGCTGATATGCTGGGACTTGGTCTTCCTCCCCGCAACTGCTGAACGCTGCGCTCGCCATGACACAGAAACTGACCCTCGCCAAGCTCGAAAGTCTGCTCCTCGCCGCCTGCGACATCCAGCGCGGCAAGATGGACGCCTCCGACTTCAAAGAGTTCATCTTCGGCATGCTCTTCCTGAAGCGGATGAGCGATCAGTTCTTGGCCGACCGGGCCGCTATGCAGGCCGACCTGGAGTCCAAGGGGACCAGACCCGCTGTCATCGAGAAGCTGCTCGCCAACCCCGACAAGTACGCCTTCTTCGTCCCTGAAGACGCTCTCTGGGAGAAGATCCGCCACCTCAAGACCAACGTCGGCAACAAGCTCAACAAAGCCCTCGCGGCCATCGAAGATGCCAACCCCAACACCCTTCAGGATGTCCTCAAGGGCATCAACTTCAACAAGAAGATCGGCCAGCGGCCTCTTGAAGACGAGACGCT from Phycisphaeraceae bacterium includes the following:
- a CDS encoding site-specific integrase, with translation MRGSQTGRSRTDGAKRKRESGVVQRRVARAAWAAGERVERVRGTTAASAATAARSQRRPKPKRRLPPEVLTDAEVRALLDACGRYTAVALRNRALITLMYRAGLRVSEALALQPKDVDLGNGIVRVLHGKGDRYRAVGLDPGAAAVVAAWLAERGRGQRVGGRAAARANPRRGRAGDGQRDPLAAAPLLCTAYGTPVTTGYVRRLMKRLGRQAGIAKRVHAHGLRHTHAAQLRSEGVDVGIISRQLGHRSLLTTIRYLDHIQPTEVVEAIKRREWTLGI